Proteins encoded by one window of Mustela erminea isolate mMusErm1 chromosome 5, mMusErm1.Pri, whole genome shotgun sequence:
- the LOC116591214 gene encoding granzyme H-like isoform X3 produces MQPLLLLLALLLPLGTGTEEIIGGHEVKPHSRPYMAFLQFLDNGKKRRCGSVLVHKYFVLTAAHCRGSSMRVILGAHNIEKKERTQQVIPVKTAIPHPDYKNFSNDIMLLKLERKAKQTAAVKPLRLPKSKNPGDSGDPLVCNNMVQGIFSYGKQNGTPPGIFMKVSHFLSWIKRTMKRL; encoded by the exons ATGCAGCCTCTCCTGCTTTTGTTGGCCCTTCTTCTGCCCCTTGGGACTGGGACAG AGGAGATCATCGGGGGCCATGAGGTTAAGCCCCACTCCCGGCCCTACATGGCATTTCTTCAGTTTCTGGATAACGGCAAGAAGAGGAGGTGTGGCAGTGTCCTCGTGCACAAGTACTTTGTTCTAACGGCTGCTCACTGCCGGGGAAG CTCCATGAGGGTCATTCTGGGGGCCCACAACATCGAGAAAAAGGAGAGGACCCAGCAGGTCATCCCCGTGAAAACAGCCATCCCCCACCCAGACTATAAGAACTTCTCCAATGACATCATGTTACTGAAA CTGGAGAGAAAGGCCAAGCAGACTGCAGCCGTGAAGCCCCTCCGCCTGCCCAAGAGCAAGAACCCG ggGGACTCCGGGGACCCCCTCGTGTGTAACAACATGGTCCAGGGGATTTTCTCCTATGGAAAACAGAACGGGACCCCTCCAGGGATCTTCATGAAGGTCTCCCACTTCCTGTCCTGGATAAAGAGAACAATGAAGCGCCTCTAA
- the LOC116591214 gene encoding granzyme H-like isoform X2 → MQPLLLLLALLLPLGTGTEEIIGGHEVKPHSRPYMAFLQFLDNGKKRRCGSVLVHKYFVLTAAHCRGSSMRVILGAHNIEKKERTQQVIPVKTAIPHPDYKNFSNDIMLLKLERKAKQTAAVKPLRLPKSKNPVRPGQGDSGDPLVCNNMVQGIFSYGKQNGTPPGIFMKVSHFLSWIKRTMKRL, encoded by the exons ATGCAGCCTCTCCTGCTTTTGTTGGCCCTTCTTCTGCCCCTTGGGACTGGGACAG AGGAGATCATCGGGGGCCATGAGGTTAAGCCCCACTCCCGGCCCTACATGGCATTTCTTCAGTTTCTGGATAACGGCAAGAAGAGGAGGTGTGGCAGTGTCCTCGTGCACAAGTACTTTGTTCTAACGGCTGCTCACTGCCGGGGAAG CTCCATGAGGGTCATTCTGGGGGCCCACAACATCGAGAAAAAGGAGAGGACCCAGCAGGTCATCCCCGTGAAAACAGCCATCCCCCACCCAGACTATAAGAACTTCTCCAATGACATCATGTTACTGAAA CTGGAGAGAAAGGCCAAGCAGACTGCAGCCGTGAAGCCCCTCCGCCTGCCCAAGAGCAAGAACCCGGTGAGGCCTGGACAG ggGGACTCCGGGGACCCCCTCGTGTGTAACAACATGGTCCAGGGGATTTTCTCCTATGGAAAACAGAACGGGACCCCTCCAGGGATCTTCATGAAGGTCTCCCACTTCCTGTCCTGGATAAAGAGAACAATGAAGCGCCTCTAA
- the LOC116591213 gene encoding cathepsin G-like, with the protein MPLLLLLMAFLLPPGTGAGEIIGGREARPHSHPYMAYLQIDGLKVCGGFLVRNDFVLTAAHCWGRTITVTLGAHNIQRQERTQQRTGTLRAIRHPNYDPQTNRNDIMLLQLARRMRRTSAVRTVTLPRARARVRPGARCTVAGWGLLGLNRGTNRLHEVQLTVQSDSRCSNRFTFYDSQTQICVGNPMQRKSAFLGDSGGPLVCNGVAQGIVSYGDRRGSPPAVFTRIASFMPWVNRTMRRFKQQCQTSPSDQPPTL; encoded by the exons ATGCCACTGCTCCTGCTCCTGATGGCCTTTCTCCTACCCCCTGGGACTGGGGCAG GGGAGATCATCGGAGGCCGAGAGGCCAGGCCTCATTCCCACCCCTACATGGCATATCTCCAAATCGATGGGCTCAAAGTTTGCGGGGGTTTCCTGGTGAGAAATGACTTCGTGCTGACAGCAGCTCACTGCTGGGGAAG AACTATCACTGTCACCCTGGGGGCCCACAACATCCAGAGACAGGAACGGACCCAGCAGCGCACCGGGACTCTCAGAGCCATCCGCCACCCTAACTATGATCCCCAGACCAACAGGAATGACATCATGCTACTGCAG CTGGCAAGGAGAATGAGACGGACGTCTGCTGTGCGGACAGTGACTCTGCCTCGTGCGAGGGCCAGGGTGAGACCCGGGGCCAGGTGCACTGTGGCAGGCTGGGGCCTGCTGGGCCTGAACAGGGGAACAAACAGACTTCACGAGGTGCAGCTAACCGTGCAGAGCGATTCAAGGTGCTCCAATCGCTTCACTTTCTACGACAGCCAAACACAAATTTGTGTGGGCAACCCAATGCAGAGGAAGTCCGCCTTCTTG GGGGACTCCGGAGGCCCCCTGGTGTGTAACGGTGTGGCCCAGGGCATTGTCTCCTATGGAGATAGGAGAGGGTCTCCTCCAGCTGTCTTCACCAGGATTGCAAGCTTCATGCCCTGGGTTAACAGAACAATGAGACGCTTCAAACAGCAGTGCCAGACCAGCCCCTCAGACCAGCCCCCCACGCTTTGA
- the LOC116591214 gene encoding granzyme H-like isoform X1: MQPLLLLLALLLPLGTGTEEIIGGHEVKPHSRPYMAFLQFLDNGKKRRCGSVLVHKYFVLTAAHCRGSSMRVILGAHNIEKKERTQQVIPVKTAIPHPDYKNFSNDIMLLKLERKAKQTAAVKPLRLPKSKNPVRPGQVCSVAGWGRVSMTTLATTLQEVSLEVQKDATCASLFPRYYSGATQICVGDPEEMKTAFKGDSGDPLVCNNMVQGIFSYGKQNGTPPGIFMKVSHFLSWIKRTMKRL; this comes from the exons ATGCAGCCTCTCCTGCTTTTGTTGGCCCTTCTTCTGCCCCTTGGGACTGGGACAG AGGAGATCATCGGGGGCCATGAGGTTAAGCCCCACTCCCGGCCCTACATGGCATTTCTTCAGTTTCTGGATAACGGCAAGAAGAGGAGGTGTGGCAGTGTCCTCGTGCACAAGTACTTTGTTCTAACGGCTGCTCACTGCCGGGGAAG CTCCATGAGGGTCATTCTGGGGGCCCACAACATCGAGAAAAAGGAGAGGACCCAGCAGGTCATCCCCGTGAAAACAGCCATCCCCCACCCAGACTATAAGAACTTCTCCAATGACATCATGTTACTGAAA CTGGAGAGAAAGGCCAAGCAGACTGCAGCCGTGAAGCCCCTCCGCCTGCCCAAGAGCAAGAACCCGGTGAGGCCTGGACAGGTGTGCAGTGTGGCCGGCTGGGGGCGGGTCTCGATGACCACCCTAGCAACCACTCTGCAGGAGGTGTCACTGGAAGTGCAGAAGGATGCGACATGTGCATCCCTCTTCCCTCGCTATTACAGCGGGGCCACCCAGATTTGTGTAGGAGACCCGGAGGAGATGAAGACCGCCTTCAAG ggGGACTCCGGGGACCCCCTCGTGTGTAACAACATGGTCCAGGGGATTTTCTCCTATGGAAAACAGAACGGGACCCCTCCAGGGATCTTCATGAAGGTCTCCCACTTCCTGTCCTGGATAAAGAGAACAATGAAGCGCCTCTAA